A genomic stretch from Streptomyces sp. QL37 includes:
- a CDS encoding pilus assembly protein encodes MTSDAGEPGRIRTWLRRDRGQLSVEFTGMVPIILVTLVLLWQAVLVGYTFTLASGAADEGVRKAVAAGAWDMRSRCQDAVNERLPGAWEGSADVSCEPGSDMVKATVRLETPVLFPGFASLPIPVTATAGAAAEGN; translated from the coding sequence GTGACGAGCGACGCGGGAGAGCCGGGCCGGATACGGACATGGCTGAGACGCGACCGCGGGCAGCTGAGCGTCGAGTTCACCGGGATGGTGCCCATCATCCTGGTGACCCTGGTGCTGCTCTGGCAGGCGGTCCTGGTGGGCTACACGTTCACGCTGGCGAGCGGAGCGGCGGACGAGGGCGTACGCAAGGCGGTCGCGGCGGGGGCCTGGGACATGCGGAGCAGGTGCCAGGACGCCGTGAACGAACGGCTCCCCGGCGCCTGGGAGGGCTCCGCGGACGTCAGCTGCGAGCCCGGAAGCGACATGGTCAAGGCCACCGTCAGGCTGGAAACACCCGTGCTGTTCCCCGGATTCGCCAGCCTCCCCATCCCCGTCACGGCGACGGCCGGCGCGGCCGCGGAAGGGAACTGA
- a CDS encoding DUF5936 domain-containing protein, whose product MELLLALVVGLSVFGAFKGVRMYRAEATLPGDLALALEVGSTRTTAVGSGIDRLGMRWAPLVLRLMGPKKVNDKRRKIDMAGNPGGLTIDRYAARRAVYSILGGTAAFVMLTSGRFFVALLMVAFGLFWGEVGIWAAVRKRRDDIDRTLPDFLDVLAVVVSAGLGFRQALDRVSDKYKGPWADELRITLRQMDMGVSRRQAFDELRRRNDSEQVAMFVTALQQGEELGAPIVDTLIAIANDMRRTDAQNARRKAAKAVPRATLMVTTFMIPATVILMGAAMLLGSGTSFGSLTGE is encoded by the coding sequence ATGGAACTACTGCTCGCTCTCGTCGTCGGCCTCAGTGTCTTCGGCGCCTTCAAGGGCGTACGGATGTACCGCGCCGAGGCCACCCTCCCCGGCGACCTCGCGCTCGCCCTTGAGGTGGGCTCGACCCGCACCACCGCGGTGGGCTCGGGCATCGACCGGCTCGGAATGCGCTGGGCCCCCCTCGTGCTCCGCCTCATGGGACCCAAGAAGGTCAACGACAAGCGCCGCAAGATCGACATGGCGGGCAACCCCGGCGGGCTCACCATCGACCGCTACGCCGCCCGCCGCGCCGTCTACAGCATCCTCGGCGGCACCGCCGCCTTCGTCATGCTCACCAGCGGCCGGTTCTTCGTGGCGCTCCTCATGGTCGCCTTCGGCCTCTTCTGGGGCGAGGTCGGCATCTGGGCCGCCGTCCGCAAGCGCCGGGACGACATCGACCGCACGCTCCCCGACTTCCTGGACGTCCTCGCCGTCGTCGTCTCCGCCGGGCTCGGCTTCCGGCAGGCACTGGACCGGGTGTCGGACAAGTACAAGGGCCCGTGGGCCGACGAACTGCGCATCACCCTGCGCCAGATGGACATGGGCGTCAGCCGCCGCCAGGCCTTCGACGAGCTGCGCAGACGCAACGACTCCGAACAGGTCGCCATGTTCGTCACCGCGCTCCAGCAGGGAGAGGAACTCGGCGCGCCCATCGTCGACACCCTCATCGCCATCGCCAACGACATGCGCCGCACCGACGCGCAGAACGCCCGGCGGAAGGCGGCCAAGGCGGTCCCCAGGGCCACCCTGATGGTGACCACGTTCATGATCCCCGCGACCGTGATCCTCATGGGCGCCGCCATGCTCCTCGGATCCGGCACCAGCTTCGGATCCCTGACGGGGGAGTGA
- a CDS encoding type II secretion system F family protein: MDNLAPLTLGVTLLCCVLGVLGLHAYTSGKAQREALVDRLSSTGQIDMGPQRRFRGVDRRLRRTKLGKRIELKLAATGLDVTPGEYFLYVVAGVVALWLIAASVLASFFGPLAGLAGIWAANTFLNWHRTKRTEAFIGQLPEISRVLANATQAGLSLRTSIAMAADELEAPAGDELRIVADQLAVGRTLDDALDELATRLPSRELVVLVATLILSNRAGGQVVSSLRNLTITLEERKETRREVRTQLSQINATAYAVPAIGVGAMLLVNTMLPGALDRMTGSFAGQVAVIVSLGLYTVGFIAIRRISKIDI, from the coding sequence ATGGACAACCTCGCACCGCTCACCCTCGGCGTCACGCTGCTGTGCTGCGTACTCGGCGTCCTGGGCCTGCACGCCTACACCTCGGGCAAGGCCCAGCGCGAAGCCCTCGTCGACCGGCTCTCCTCGACCGGCCAGATCGACATGGGCCCGCAGCGCCGTTTCCGGGGCGTCGACCGCCGGCTGCGCCGTACGAAACTGGGCAAGAGGATCGAGCTGAAGCTCGCGGCCACCGGCCTCGACGTCACACCGGGCGAGTACTTCCTCTACGTCGTGGCCGGGGTGGTGGCCCTGTGGCTCATCGCGGCCTCCGTCCTGGCCTCGTTCTTCGGACCGCTCGCCGGGCTCGCCGGGATCTGGGCCGCCAACACCTTCCTGAACTGGCACCGCACCAAGCGCACCGAGGCCTTCATCGGCCAGCTGCCGGAGATCTCCAGGGTGCTGGCCAACGCCACCCAGGCCGGTCTCTCCCTGCGCACCTCCATCGCCATGGCAGCCGATGAACTCGAAGCGCCCGCGGGCGATGAACTCCGCATCGTCGCCGACCAGCTGGCCGTGGGCCGCACGCTCGACGACGCGCTGGACGAGCTCGCCACCCGCCTGCCCTCCCGCGAACTGGTCGTCCTCGTCGCCACCCTGATCCTCTCCAACCGGGCCGGCGGCCAGGTCGTCTCCTCGCTGCGCAACCTCACCATCACCCTGGAGGAGCGCAAGGAGACCCGGCGCGAGGTCCGCACCCAGCTCTCGCAGATCAACGCCACCGCGTACGCCGTCCCCGCCATCGGCGTCGGCGCGATGCTCCTCGTCAACACGATGCTCCCGGGAGCACTCGACCGTATGACGGGGTCGTTCGCCGGCCAGGTCGCCGTCATCGTCTCGCTGGGCCTCTACACCGTCGGGTTCATCGCCATCCGCCGCATTTCCAAGATCGATATCTGA
- a CDS encoding CpaF family protein, translated as MSLRARITAPEERGGGREDGHLVATYRAKLLEEIDLAEMSSLATADRRARLERVLGHIISREGPVLSTLERSQLIRRVVDEALGLGVLEPLLEDASITEIMVNGPDQIYVERAGRVEQLPLRFASHEQLMQTIERIVSTVNRRVDEANPMVDARLPSGERVNVIIPPLSLTGATLTIRRFPRSFSLQEMISFGSLDQQMLLLLAGLVQAKFNVIVSGATGTGKTTLLNALSGLIPEGERIVTIEDSAELQLQQKHVIRLESRPPNVEGKGQITIRDLVRNSLRMRPDRIVVGEVRGGESLDMLQAMSTGHDGSLATVHANSAEDALMRLQTLASMSEIKIPFEALHDQINSAVDVIVQLTRHADGSRRVTEIAVLDSHGRDPYKIVTVARFDARPMDTDGLIHGDFQALPLPRRIADRLYMAGQPIPQAFGVAPSDEYLATREAR; from the coding sequence ATGAGCCTGCGGGCACGCATCACCGCCCCCGAGGAGCGCGGAGGGGGACGGGAGGACGGCCACCTGGTCGCGACGTACCGCGCGAAGCTCCTCGAGGAGATCGACCTCGCGGAGATGTCCTCGCTGGCCACGGCGGACCGCCGCGCCCGGCTCGAACGCGTGCTGGGCCACATCATCAGCCGCGAGGGCCCGGTCCTCTCCACCCTCGAACGCTCCCAGCTCATCCGGCGCGTCGTCGACGAGGCGCTCGGACTCGGAGTCCTCGAACCACTCCTGGAGGACGCCTCCATCACGGAGATCATGGTCAACGGACCCGACCAGATCTACGTCGAACGGGCGGGCAGGGTCGAGCAGCTCCCCCTGCGCTTCGCCAGCCACGAGCAGCTGATGCAGACCATCGAGCGCATCGTCTCCACCGTCAACAGGCGCGTGGACGAGGCCAATCCGATGGTCGACGCCCGCCTCCCCAGCGGCGAGCGCGTCAACGTCATCATCCCGCCGCTCTCGCTGACCGGCGCGACGCTCACCATCCGGCGCTTCCCCCGGTCCTTCTCGCTCCAGGAGATGATCAGCTTCGGCTCGCTGGACCAGCAGATGCTGCTGCTGCTCGCCGGGCTCGTCCAGGCCAAGTTCAACGTGATCGTCTCCGGGGCCACGGGCACCGGGAAGACCACGCTGCTCAACGCGCTCTCCGGGCTCATCCCCGAGGGCGAGCGGATCGTCACCATCGAGGACTCCGCCGAACTCCAGCTCCAGCAGAAACACGTCATCCGACTGGAGTCGCGTCCCCCGAACGTGGAGGGAAAGGGCCAGATCACCATCCGCGACCTGGTCCGCAACTCGCTGCGCATGCGCCCCGACCGGATCGTCGTCGGTGAGGTCCGAGGCGGCGAATCGCTCGACATGCTCCAGGCGATGTCGACCGGCCACGACGGCTCGCTGGCCACGGTCCACGCCAACAGCGCCGAGGACGCGCTGATGCGGCTCCAGACCCTCGCGTCGATGTCCGAGATCAAGATCCCCTTCGAGGCCCTGCACGACCAGATCAACAGCGCCGTGGACGTGATCGTCCAGCTGACCAGGCACGCCGACGGCAGCAGGAGGGTCACCGAGATCGCGGTGCTCGACTCGCACGGCCGCGACCCGTACAAGATCGTCACCGTCGCCCGGTTCGACGCCCGGCCGATGGACACCGACGGCCTGATCCACGGTGACTTCCAGGCCCTCCCGCTCCCGCGTCGTATCGCCGACCGGCTCTACATGGCCGGACAGCCGATCCCCCAGGCCTTCGGGGTCGCCCCCTCAGACGAATACCTCGCCACCCGAGAGGCCAGATAG
- a CDS encoding response regulator transcription factor, with amino-acid sequence MPDDVSRASGHDWAAQNHASQHTSSHGSPLSTELSSPAFPAGQLPHTPQRPPAAAATSADGHPGPMPAFPAAPDGPAPGPLRVVVADDNPVVRAGLGVLLSGRADIEVVAEAADGRAAFEAAVRHRPDVILLDVRMPGVDGLSALPHLVQVAPVMMLTYSRERDIVHEALRLGAGGYLVHGEFTADELVQSVRDTKSGRAPFTATAAKALLAHMRQGADLQPRQLPDGLGTALTAGGPENGAGQASGSTPVGRAPSPPAGRPAGNPEALSQLQPVVAQSSTDSERSRPQAPNRQQYELSSREAEVMELISSGMSNQQIAATCFISEKTVKNHINRIFTKLHSGSRSEAIARWLGTAPGSGPGARGTGSHG; translated from the coding sequence ATGCCGGACGACGTCTCGCGTGCGTCGGGCCATGACTGGGCGGCACAGAACCACGCCTCCCAGCACACGTCCTCGCACGGCTCCCCGCTCAGCACGGAACTCAGCTCCCCCGCATTCCCGGCCGGCCAGCTCCCGCACACTCCCCAGCGGCCCCCGGCGGCCGCCGCGACATCCGCCGACGGGCACCCCGGGCCCATGCCCGCGTTCCCCGCCGCTCCAGACGGGCCGGCACCCGGGCCACTCCGGGTCGTCGTCGCGGACGACAACCCCGTCGTACGGGCGGGACTCGGGGTCCTGCTGAGCGGCCGGGCGGACATCGAGGTCGTGGCCGAGGCCGCGGACGGGCGCGCGGCCTTCGAGGCCGCTGTACGCCACCGGCCGGACGTCATCCTGCTCGACGTGCGGATGCCCGGGGTGGACGGCCTCTCCGCCCTGCCTCACCTGGTGCAGGTTGCACCCGTGATGATGCTGACGTACAGCCGCGAGCGCGACATCGTGCACGAGGCCCTGCGCCTGGGCGCGGGCGGCTACCTGGTTCACGGTGAGTTCACGGCCGATGAACTCGTGCAGTCCGTACGCGACACGAAGAGCGGCCGGGCCCCCTTCACCGCGACCGCCGCCAAGGCGCTTCTCGCCCATATGCGCCAAGGGGCGGACCTTCAGCCGAGGCAGCTGCCGGATGGGCTCGGCACGGCACTGACGGCCGGCGGGCCGGAGAACGGCGCGGGCCAGGCTTCCGGCAGCACCCCCGTGGGGCGGGCGCCTTCGCCGCCGGCGGGACGACCGGCGGGAAATCCGGAAGCCCTTTCGCAACTGCAACCCGTTGTGGCACAGTCTTCGACAGACAGTGAACGCAGCCGGCCCCAGGCGCCCAACCGGCAGCAGTACGAGCTGAGTTCGAGGGAGGCGGAGGTCATGGAGCTCATCTCTTCGGGCATGAGCAACCAGCAGATCGCCGCCACGTGCTTCATCAGCGAAAAGACCGTCAAGAACCACATCAACAGGATCTTCACCAAGCTGCACAGCGGCAGCCGCAGTGAGGCCATAGCCCGATGGCTCGGTACGGCGCCGGGGTCGGGACCTGGAGCGAGGGGGACAGGCAGCCATGGCTGA
- a CDS encoding AAA family ATPase, which produces MTTRILPTVGDPDAARSVTTLLSQLPDAEPAAPVGDSTQLIDTLARLAGEALEELPEVVLVHEGIGPVPALELIREVSLRFPAVGVVLITADASPGLFAAAMDAGARGLVTLPLSYEELANRVQAAAQWSTGVRRHLGAGGDVFTGPGGTVVTVTGAKGGVGTTLTAVQLALAAQASGHTAALVDLDLQTGDIAAYLDVQFRRSVVDLAAIADISPRVLSDAVFSHTTGLALLLAPGEGERGEEVSDRSARQIVSALRSRYEIVVIDCGSQMNGANAAAVEMADTAVLVTTPDVVAVRGAKRIVRMWDRLQVRKAEETVILVNRFNRNTEIQPALIQRITGTRMAGTAVPANFKELQGAVDSGRMHELDPRSTVKQALWALAGELGLVKPSQGAESRGGMLRGDRGSIGGRKRKGGTTSGGGRQ; this is translated from the coding sequence ATGACCACCAGAATCCTCCCGACGGTCGGCGACCCCGACGCCGCCAGGTCCGTCACCACCCTGCTCAGCCAGCTCCCCGACGCGGAGCCGGCCGCTCCGGTCGGCGACTCGACGCAGCTCATCGACACCCTCGCCCGCCTCGCCGGCGAGGCCTTGGAGGAACTGCCCGAGGTCGTGCTGGTCCATGAGGGGATCGGCCCGGTGCCCGCCCTGGAGCTGATCCGGGAGGTCTCCCTGCGCTTCCCCGCCGTAGGGGTCGTGCTCATCACCGCCGACGCGAGCCCCGGGCTCTTCGCCGCGGCCATGGACGCGGGAGCACGGGGCCTGGTCACCCTCCCCCTGAGCTACGAGGAGCTCGCCAACCGGGTGCAGGCCGCCGCGCAGTGGTCCACGGGCGTGCGACGCCACCTCGGCGCGGGCGGCGATGTGTTCACCGGCCCCGGCGGCACGGTCGTCACGGTCACCGGGGCCAAGGGCGGGGTCGGGACGACCCTCACCGCCGTACAGCTGGCCCTGGCCGCGCAGGCCTCCGGGCACACGGCCGCGCTCGTCGACCTGGACCTCCAGACCGGTGACATCGCCGCCTACCTCGACGTCCAGTTCCGGCGTTCCGTCGTCGACCTCGCGGCCATCGCCGACATATCACCGCGCGTCCTCTCCGACGCCGTCTTCTCCCACACCACCGGGCTGGCGCTGCTGCTCGCACCGGGGGAGGGCGAACGCGGCGAAGAGGTCAGCGACCGGTCCGCCCGCCAGATCGTCAGCGCGCTGCGCTCGCGCTACGAGATCGTCGTCATCGACTGCGGAAGCCAGATGAACGGGGCCAACGCCGCGGCGGTCGAGATGGCGGACACCGCCGTACTGGTGACGACACCCGACGTCGTCGCCGTGCGGGGCGCCAAGCGCATCGTGCGGATGTGGGACCGGCTCCAGGTCCGCAAGGCCGAGGAGACGGTGATCCTCGTCAACCGCTTCAACCGCAACACGGAGATCCAGCCCGCCCTGATCCAGCGGATCACCGGGACCCGGATGGCGGGCACGGCGGTCCCCGCGAACTTCAAGGAGCTCCAGGGCGCCGTGGATTCGGGCCGGATGCACGAGCTGGACCCACGCTCCACCGTGAAACAGGCCCTCTGGGCCCTGGCGGGAGAGCTCGGACTCGTGAAGCCTTCGCAGGGAGCGGAGTCGCGCGGCGGCATGCTGCGCGGCGACAGGGGCTCGATCGGGGGCCGCAAGCGCAAGGGCGGCACGACCAGCGGGGGAGGCCGACAGTGA
- a CDS encoding histidine kinase codes for MTISLQPGPESADPRHTLSTPVGPAPTVSIQVNALQALARQVFLFRLAMIAIGTPQAIDNSAPGLAGWLVGSAVLVTFVGSYALYRDWERFGPLLVRHPLLLGVDTVFGALLLFTATPGSTLGYAVVCTPLLAGLLYGWRVAGIFAVVQSLILAAAYSVDDRPQSSLADVLLLPGFCVLAGAVGVALRNLMLRVGAASQALTETRARLAVSVAVEDERARLAREMHDSVAKTLHGLALAADGLARTSDRMDPLTVRHQAELVARSARRAAAESRELLSDLRRQSGLDGGVDLVAELRSRAEDFTRRHGMNTVFRTLGDTPVPLVPQVVARQLLTVASEAMENANRHAHPTYLVVLAGIKGDVLRVSVYDDGQGLPTGTTLDDLRRAGHFGLVGMVERAASIGARIRIGKGRAAKGTEVRVELPTAALTPAGATDPAARVPAPNP; via the coding sequence ATGACGATCTCCCTGCAGCCGGGACCGGAGTCCGCGGACCCCCGCCACACCCTGTCCACCCCGGTGGGCCCCGCACCCACGGTCTCCATCCAGGTCAACGCCCTCCAGGCGCTGGCCCGCCAGGTGTTCCTCTTCCGGCTCGCCATGATCGCCATCGGCACACCCCAGGCGATCGACAACAGCGCCCCCGGACTCGCCGGCTGGCTCGTGGGATCGGCCGTCCTGGTGACCTTCGTCGGCTCGTACGCCCTCTACCGCGACTGGGAACGCTTCGGACCGCTCCTCGTGCGCCACCCGCTGCTCCTCGGGGTGGACACGGTCTTCGGCGCGCTGCTCCTGTTCACCGCCACCCCCGGGTCGACCCTCGGCTACGCGGTCGTCTGCACCCCGCTCCTCGCCGGACTGCTCTACGGCTGGCGCGTCGCCGGTATCTTCGCCGTCGTACAGAGCCTGATCCTGGCCGCCGCCTACAGCGTCGACGACCGACCCCAGTCGAGCCTGGCCGACGTGCTCCTCCTCCCCGGCTTCTGCGTCCTCGCCGGAGCGGTCGGCGTCGCCCTGCGCAATCTGATGCTCCGCGTCGGCGCGGCCAGCCAGGCACTGACCGAGACCCGGGCCCGCCTCGCCGTCAGCGTGGCCGTCGAGGACGAGCGCGCCCGGCTCGCACGGGAGATGCACGACTCCGTCGCCAAGACCCTGCACGGCCTCGCCCTGGCGGCCGACGGACTCGCCCGCACCTCCGACCGGATGGACCCGCTCACCGTCCGGCACCAGGCGGAACTGGTGGCCAGATCCGCCCGCCGGGCCGCCGCCGAATCCCGCGAACTCCTCTCCGACCTGCGGCGCCAGTCCGGTCTCGACGGCGGCGTCGACCTCGTCGCGGAACTCCGCTCCAGAGCCGAGGACTTCACCCGGCGCCACGGGATGAACACCGTGTTCCGCACCCTCGGCGACACACCCGTACCCCTCGTTCCGCAGGTCGTCGCCCGGCAGCTGCTCACCGTCGCCTCCGAAGCGATGGAGAACGCCAACCGGCACGCCCACCCCACGTACCTCGTCGTCCTCGCCGGCATCAAGGGCGACGTCCTGCGCGTCAGCGTCTACGACGACGGCCAGGGCCTGCCCACCGGCACCACACTCGACGACCTGAGGCGGGCCGGCCACTTCGGGCTCGTCGGCATGGTCGAACGCGCAGCCTCCATCGGCGCGCGCATCCGCATCGGCAAGGGACGGGCGGCCAAGGGCACGGAGGTCCGCGTGGAACTCCCGACGGCCGCCCTCACCCCGGCAGGGGCGACCGACCCGGCAGCCCGGGTCCCCGCTCCGAACCCGTAG
- the cpaB gene encoding Flp pilus assembly protein CpaB, with protein MNSRQRRGVILLLLSVLCAFGAFAGVLSVISDVNSKVGPEVDAYRLKSDVAPYTALSAGQFEKVSMPKRWLSDNAVTDIAEVDGKIAVTELQEGSLMQSDMMVRSPELRPGEQEIAIMIDAATGVAGKIRPNDKVNIYATFAGEQDGEVSQSKVIVSNAKVLDVGELTALEPKKDDRNQATEAVPITFALNTLDTQRVAYAESFAQHVRLALIAPGSDGTIRPGDRTYTLDKDK; from the coding sequence ATGAACTCCCGCCAGCGCCGCGGCGTGATACTCCTGCTCCTGTCGGTCCTGTGCGCCTTCGGCGCCTTCGCCGGGGTGCTCTCGGTGATCAGCGACGTCAACTCCAAGGTCGGGCCCGAGGTCGACGCCTACCGGCTCAAGAGCGACGTGGCCCCGTACACGGCTCTCTCCGCCGGGCAGTTCGAGAAGGTCTCCATGCCCAAACGCTGGCTGTCGGACAACGCCGTCACGGATATCGCCGAGGTCGACGGCAAGATCGCCGTCACCGAGCTGCAGGAGGGTTCCCTGATGCAGTCCGACATGATGGTGAGGAGCCCGGAGCTGAGGCCGGGCGAGCAGGAGATCGCCATCATGATCGACGCCGCGACGGGTGTCGCGGGCAAGATCCGGCCGAACGACAAGGTGAACATCTACGCCACGTTCGCCGGCGAGCAGGACGGCGAGGTCTCCCAGTCCAAGGTCATCGTCTCCAACGCCAAGGTCCTCGACGTCGGCGAACTGACCGCCCTCGAGCCGAAGAAGGACGACAGGAACCAGGCGACCGAGGCCGTGCCGATCACCTTCGCGCTCAACACCCTGGACACCCAGCGCGTCGCGTACGCGGAGTCCTTCGCCCAGCACGTGCGTCTCGCACTGATCGCCCCCGGCAGCGACGGCACCATCCGCCCGGGCGACCGGACCTACACGCTCGACAAGGACAAGTGA
- a CDS encoding TadE/TadG family type IV pilus assembly protein, protein MAPVRILRAAGRRTASGRDRGSTAVEYLGFLPVLILIGLAGIQLGLIAYTAQQAGTAARAAARTAAQEDVSGSYAQVGRASMTGWVAERSRISPPAGGDAVTVTVTVKIPDILLGLLGDRTVEKSATMPRD, encoded by the coding sequence ATGGCACCCGTACGCATCCTCCGCGCGGCCGGACGGAGAACGGCCAGCGGCAGGGACCGCGGCTCGACCGCCGTCGAGTACCTCGGCTTCCTCCCCGTCCTCATCCTCATCGGCCTCGCAGGCATCCAGCTCGGCCTGATCGCCTACACCGCCCAGCAGGCGGGCACCGCGGCCAGGGCCGCCGCTCGTACCGCCGCGCAGGAGGACGTGTCCGGTTCCTACGCGCAGGTCGGAAGGGCCTCCATGACCGGCTGGGTCGCCGAGCGGTCCCGGATCTCGCCGCCCGCCGGGGGCGACGCGGTCACGGTCACGGTCACCGTCAAGATCCCGGACATCCTGCTCGGCCTGCTCGGTGACCGGACCGTCGAGAAGTCCGCCACCATGCCCCGCGACTAG